In Acaryochloris marina S15, a single genomic region encodes these proteins:
- a CDS encoding CHAT domain-containing protein, with protein MFSKMVLAQLIVPDNTLGPEQSVVSPGATADELFIEGGAQRNMALFHSFERFGINPNQTVFFSNPAAIENIFARVTGGTASNINGLLGVDGPANLFFVNPSGILFGPNAQLDVAGAFVATTADRFLLPNGNSFSAVNPNAPPLLTVSVPLGVQFGAPPQPISVNGATLETAVGEPLALLGGAVNLDGTEILAPGGRVGLSGLSQPGTLLFNLEAATPDTFLTVPVGGRSSVTLNNSTIDTVEEEGGDIIFQAENIFLNQTNLFVGLNEDVDDVDAQGGAVLLNGTGDIQLTESTVRSLVEDLGQGETIRISAQNLTLQDNSQIFTSTLGDSSSGDIRIDLTNRLRLERGSEILSRSSADGFMSDAGSTFINAPDISLSFSSGISSESAGSGGDISITTNSLLVREESDIRTRKFGPNTSEGDIRIQANTILVDDRGGPTQDRPPIGITTSVTFFPEDLGLPPETLGGTGGNIEIDTQNLTLIGGLIAPAVFGNAQGGNLTIRAGDTVQLIGDPAAARRNFAGVAELSTAIRDSTTEGFSGDIRINARHLILRDGSIIDAGAEGLGNSGDIFINTTESVTLQGTLNGQPSRILTQLQNPGMFEGGNIDLVTGRLTIQDGGQISTSTTINSIGNGGDISVVANQGILITGSSPRVTLPAADADSPFVLDSTKTLFPSGIFATATGDGNAGGIDVFSPNITLRNGAQLSVSSTNDGSAGSLFVRSNTFVLDDAALLAEAVEGNQADIGLIVRDSLRLLNGSRISTVAGGNADGGNIEVMTGQLTIRDGGQISASTTADSVGNGGIVRVNANQGISIIGSTPSPSGIFTSSLGEGDAGDVEIVTPTLEMSNGAQVSVSSSAGAAGFLSIDANKVVLDNSALLAEAVDGNLADIQLSVQDSLQLLNGSRISTVAGGNADGGNIELVTGQLTIRDGSQILASTTADSVGNGGIVRVNANQGISITGSTPSPSGIFASSLGEGDAGDVEIVTPSLRVSNGAQVSVSSAMGAAGRLFIEANTVVLDNAGFLAEAVEGNLANIELSVRDSLQLLNRSRISTVARDEANGGNIFIGGTDTQLLRFLTLQGGSIISAENSGGFGNGGSVDIAAQFIIAFPSELNQIIANAFEGDGGDIDIFTNAIFGPQFLNISASSQLGFNGEINIETIATDPTTALTQLPENVLDKSTQIADACAVPSTGQSQFVVTGRGGLPLMPSSRPAGSYLLTDLGTQVPADGTTVLQEAKRLVVTVRGDYYLQGESSLPKLLEEARQAYLEANYADAVVHWTQAANQFSKHPGIYAAVQSHLALAYHHLGDWDKAREAMAASQKALTPDMIAEQPALHAQVLSARASLFLARGDTRSALEDWQTVAKAYQRAGDDAGNLQVQLNQIQVLQDLGYLRQAQQQLVPLMQILEQQPPSPVKAMTQLNLGKVSRAEGNMLRSQRQIEAALNTAQSLNQPALTSTILLNLGHTFRGQGNTQKALDYYQQAHAIAPTSLIQFQVQVSRFDLLVAQKDSAALQLFQALQDQMRSLPSSREGIYTQLHLIETVLTWGQREESSTVLHLLNQVEGQAQELDDPNAQSYILGYQGRIYGEAKQWSQAVSLTEKALQQVQRQQSPEVLYQLAWQLGRYRRQLGNRQGAISAYLDAVAALDSLRGDLRTASDDVRFTFRDGVEPIYRELVGLLLEGDMTQADASSNLNRARNLIEDLQLNEIQDYFQDACVQAQPKAVDQVDPRAAVIYPIVLKDRVDIIVSIGKQPLRHYSTPIEPGQVEDTVKQLLRSLTTPLGSAQKSNLTKLQQIYDWVVGPVAADLAQQDVETLVFVADGALRTLPLTTLYDGEQYLIEKYNVALSPGLDLLAPLPQDREKVKVLVGGVSEARSGFPALPYVAKEVEQITSQIQDHAVLFNQDLTQQNLNDYLTEVSSEVVHLATHAEFGASPEDTFILTWEGRLSIQAMASLLRTRIRTSEVPIDLLVLSACETAVGNSRAVLGIAGMAIRSGVRSTLAGLWSLDDQAAAAFMGHFYKALAQPNMTKAAAFRQAQLALMKDPQFRAPYFWSPFVLVGNWL; from the coding sequence ATGTTCTCAAAAATGGTGCTAGCTCAACTGATTGTTCCCGACAATACCTTGGGGCCGGAACAGTCCGTGGTTTCACCTGGGGCAACGGCTGATGAACTTTTTATTGAAGGTGGGGCTCAGCGAAATATGGCCCTCTTTCATAGCTTTGAACGATTTGGGATTAATCCCAATCAAACTGTTTTTTTTAGCAACCCAGCTGCCATCGAGAATATCTTTGCGCGGGTGACTGGAGGGACGGCTTCCAATATTAATGGTTTGTTGGGGGTGGATGGTCCCGCCAATCTGTTTTTCGTGAATCCTAGTGGGATTCTGTTTGGACCCAATGCCCAGTTGGATGTGGCAGGAGCCTTTGTAGCCACCACAGCAGATCGATTTTTGCTCCCGAATGGCAATTCCTTTAGTGCCGTCAATCCGAACGCTCCTCCGTTGCTGACGGTTTCGGTGCCCTTGGGGGTTCAGTTTGGTGCTCCCCCTCAACCTATTTCGGTCAATGGTGCCACTCTAGAAACGGCTGTAGGAGAACCCTTGGCCTTGTTGGGGGGAGCCGTAAATCTCGATGGTACTGAAATTTTGGCTCCCGGAGGACGGGTGGGTCTAAGTGGTCTTTCCCAACCCGGTACCCTTCTGTTTAATCTAGAGGCTGCAACCCCTGATACTTTTCTGACCGTTCCGGTTGGGGGACGGTCTAGTGTGACGCTTAATAATTCAACCATCGATACGGTGGAAGAGGAGGGAGGAGATATTATCTTTCAGGCTGAGAATATCTTCCTCAATCAAACGAATTTATTCGTGGGGCTGAATGAGGATGTTGACGACGTTGATGCCCAAGGCGGAGCCGTTCTTCTCAATGGAACTGGAGATATTCAACTGACTGAAAGTACTGTTCGGAGTTTGGTAGAGGATCTGGGACAAGGTGAAACCATCCGAATTAGCGCTCAGAATCTGACTCTGCAGGACAATTCTCAGATTTTTACGAGTACGTTGGGAGATAGCTCTAGTGGCGATATTCGCATTGATCTAACCAATCGTCTCCGCCTAGAAAGAGGGTCTGAAATCTTAAGTCGATCCTCTGCGGATGGATTTATGAGTGATGCTGGATCCACCTTTATTAATGCACCTGATATTAGCCTCAGTTTTAGCTCTGGCATTAGTTCTGAGAGTGCTGGATCTGGAGGAGACATTAGCATCACAACAAATTCTCTCTTGGTTCGCGAGGAAAGTGATATTCGCACGAGAAAATTTGGACCGAATACCTCGGAGGGAGATATTCGGATTCAGGCCAACACTATTTTGGTGGATGATCGAGGAGGACCTACTCAAGATCGCCCCCCTATTGGCATTACGACCAGTGTGACATTCTTCCCTGAAGATTTAGGGCTACCACCTGAAACCCTAGGTGGGACAGGAGGAAACATTGAAATTGATACTCAGAATCTCACCCTAATTGGTGGACTGATTGCTCCCGCTGTCTTTGGGAATGCTCAGGGGGGAAATCTGACAATTCGAGCGGGAGATACCGTCCAGTTAATAGGCGATCCAGCTGCAGCTCGAAGGAACTTTGCTGGGGTAGCCGAGTTGTCTACTGCCATTCGGGATTCGACAACGGAGGGGTTTAGTGGCGATATTCGCATCAATGCTCGCCACTTGATTCTGAGAGATGGCTCCATTATTGATGCTGGGGCTGAGGGATTAGGGAATAGTGGCGATATTTTTATCAATACGACGGAGTCCGTGACGCTACAAGGTACTTTGAATGGACAGCCCAGCCGAATTCTGACCCAATTGCAGAACCCTGGCATGTTTGAAGGTGGCAATATCGATCTGGTGACTGGACGGCTAACCATACAAGATGGTGGACAGATCTCGACCTCGACTACGATTAATTCGATTGGGAATGGTGGGGATATCTCAGTTGTTGCTAACCAGGGCATTTTGATCACAGGATCATCACCTCGGGTGACATTGCCTGCTGCAGATGCAGATTCTCCTTTTGTTCTGGATTCGACGAAGACGCTATTCCCGAGCGGGATCTTTGCCACTGCAACCGGTGATGGCAATGCCGGTGGGATAGACGTTTTTTCTCCCAATATTACATTGAGGAATGGTGCTCAATTGTCTGTGAGCAGTACGAATGATGGCTCTGCAGGGAGTTTATTTGTTCGATCCAACACGTTTGTCTTGGATGATGCAGCCCTGTTAGCCGAGGCTGTGGAAGGGAATCAAGCGGATATTGGGTTGATCGTCAGGGATTCATTGCGGCTCCTGAATGGGAGTCGAATCTCAACGGTGGCTGGGGGGAATGCTGATGGCGGCAATATTGAAGTGATGACAGGGCAGCTGACGATACGAGATGGAGGACAGATCTCGGCCTCAACTACTGCTGATTCAGTGGGAAATGGAGGGATTGTACGGGTTAATGCCAATCAAGGTATTTCTATCATTGGCTCCACGCCATCTCCCAGTGGGATTTTTACTAGCTCTTTGGGGGAAGGGGATGCGGGTGATGTGGAGATTGTTACCCCCACTTTAGAGATGAGTAATGGTGCTCAAGTTTCTGTGAGTAGTTCGGCGGGCGCTGCGGGATTTTTATCCATTGACGCTAACAAGGTTGTCTTGGATAATTCTGCACTCCTGGCTGAGGCGGTTGATGGAAATCTGGCTGATATACAGCTATCCGTTCAGGACTCATTGCAACTGCTCAACGGGAGTCGGATTTCAACGGTGGCTGGGGGGAATGCTGATGGCGGCAATATTGAATTAGTGACGGGGCAGCTGACGATAAGAGATGGGAGCCAGATTTTGGCATCGACTACTGCTGATTCAGTAGGAAATGGAGGGATTGTACGGGTTAATGCCAATCAAGGTATTTCTATCACTGGCTCTACGCCATCTCCCAGTGGGATTTTTGCTAGCTCTTTGGGGGAAGGAGATGCGGGTGATGTGGAGATTGTTACCCCCTCTTTAAGGGTCAGTAATGGTGCTCAAGTTTCTGTGAGCAGTGCGATGGGGGCTGCGGGACGTTTATTTATTGAGGCCAATACTGTTGTTTTGGATAATGCTGGATTCTTGGCTGAGGCAGTGGAAGGGAATCTTGCCAATATCGAGCTGTCGGTTCGAGATTCATTGCAGCTTCTGAATAGAAGTCGGATCTCAACCGTTGCGCGGGATGAGGCTAATGGGGGCAATATCTTTATTGGTGGGACTGATACCCAGTTACTGCGATTTTTGACCCTGCAAGGGGGTTCAATTATTTCTGCAGAGAATTCTGGTGGATTTGGTAACGGCGGTAGTGTTGATATCGCGGCTCAATTTATTATTGCTTTTCCCAGTGAACTCAATCAAATAATTGCCAATGCGTTTGAGGGGGACGGGGGCGATATTGATATCTTTACAAATGCGATTTTTGGGCCACAGTTTCTCAATATCTCAGCATCATCGCAATTAGGTTTTAATGGCGAGATTAATATCGAAACTATTGCCACGGATCCGACGACTGCCCTCACCCAGCTCCCCGAGAATGTGTTGGATAAAAGTACGCAAATTGCCGATGCTTGTGCTGTTCCGAGCACGGGGCAATCGCAATTTGTGGTGACGGGCCGGGGCGGTTTACCTCTGATGCCATCGAGTCGCCCTGCTGGGAGTTATTTGTTAACGGATTTAGGTACTCAAGTGCCTGCAGATGGTACGACTGTTTTGCAAGAAGCGAAGCGGTTAGTGGTTACGGTTAGGGGAGACTATTATCTGCAGGGAGAGTCGTCACTCCCCAAGCTACTAGAAGAGGCTCGCCAGGCTTATCTGGAAGCAAACTATGCCGACGCGGTTGTCCATTGGACTCAAGCTGCTAACCAGTTCTCCAAGCATCCTGGTATTTATGCTGCAGTTCAGAGCCATTTAGCCTTGGCTTACCATCATCTGGGCGATTGGGACAAAGCGAGGGAGGCAATGGCTGCGAGCCAAAAAGCTCTGACCCCGGACATGATTGCTGAACAACCCGCCCTCCATGCCCAGGTGCTTAGTGCGAGGGCGAGTTTATTCCTGGCTCGAGGGGATACTCGTAGCGCTCTGGAGGATTGGCAGACAGTGGCGAAGGCCTATCAACGGGCGGGGGATGATGCGGGAAACCTGCAGGTGCAGTTGAATCAAATTCAGGTTCTCCAAGATTTGGGGTATCTACGACAAGCTCAACAACAGCTTGTGCCATTGATGCAGATTCTAGAGCAACAGCCGCCGTCACCTGTTAAGGCGATGACTCAGTTGAATCTGGGGAAGGTATCGCGGGCTGAAGGAAATATGTTGCGATCGCAACGCCAAATCGAAGCCGCTCTCAATACAGCTCAATCTCTTAACCAGCCAGCGCTGACCAGTACGATTCTTCTGAATTTAGGTCATACCTTTCGAGGCCAGGGAAATACCCAAAAGGCGTTGGATTACTATCAGCAGGCCCATGCGATTGCACCGACATCCCTGATTCAATTTCAGGTGCAAGTGAGTCGATTTGATCTGTTAGTTGCTCAAAAAGATTCTGCAGCATTGCAGCTTTTTCAAGCACTGCAAGATCAAATGCGATCGCTTCCCAGCAGCAGAGAGGGGATTTATACACAACTCCACCTGATCGAAACGGTTTTGACATGGGGACAGAGGGAAGAATCTTCGACTGTATTGCACCTATTAAATCAAGTGGAAGGGCAAGCTCAAGAGCTGGATGATCCAAATGCTCAATCCTATATCTTGGGGTATCAGGGGCGAATTTATGGTGAGGCTAAACAATGGTCCCAAGCTGTGTCGCTGACTGAGAAGGCATTGCAGCAAGTACAAAGGCAGCAATCTCCAGAAGTTCTCTATCAGCTAGCTTGGCAATTGGGCCGTTATCGTCGTCAACTCGGCAATCGCCAAGGGGCAATTTCGGCCTATCTCGATGCTGTTGCAGCCCTAGACTCTTTACGAGGAGATCTCAGAACAGCCAGTGACGATGTTCGCTTTACGTTCAGGGATGGGGTAGAACCCATTTATCGAGAGTTGGTAGGACTGTTGTTAGAAGGAGATATGACTCAGGCAGATGCTTCGAGCAACCTAAATCGTGCCCGAAACCTCATCGAAGATTTGCAGCTCAATGAAATTCAAGACTACTTTCAGGATGCTTGTGTGCAAGCCCAACCGAAAGCAGTGGATCAAGTGGATCCAAGGGCAGCGGTGATTTATCCCATTGTCTTAAAGGATCGGGTGGATATAATTGTCAGCATTGGTAAGCAACCCTTGCGCCACTACAGCACACCGATTGAGCCTGGGCAGGTGGAAGATACCGTGAAACAGCTATTGCGATCCCTAACGACTCCCTTGGGGTCTGCCCAAAAGAGCAACCTGACTAAACTTCAACAAATTTACGACTGGGTGGTGGGTCCAGTTGCTGCCGATTTAGCCCAGCAGGATGTAGAAACGTTGGTTTTTGTCGCTGATGGAGCTTTGCGTACCTTACCCTTGACTACGCTTTATGATGGCGAGCAATACTTAATTGAAAAATATAATGTCGCCCTTTCCCCAGGCTTAGATTTACTAGCACCGCTTCCCCAAGATAGGGAGAAGGTGAAAGTATTAGTGGGTGGGGTGAGTGAGGCCCGATCTGGGTTCCCAGCCTTACCCTATGTGGCCAAAGAAGTGGAGCAGATTACCTCGCAGATTCAAGATCATGCTGTTCTGTTTAACCAAGATTTGACCCAACAAAATTTGAATGACTATTTAACAGAAGTGTCTTCTGAAGTGGTGCATTTGGCGACTCATGCTGAGTTTGGCGCTAGCCCAGAAGATACATTTATTCTCACCTGGGAAGGTCGGCTCTCGATCCAGGCGATGGCATCTTTACTCCGAACTCGTATTCGAACTTCTGAGGTTCCCATTGATTTACTGGTGTTGAGCGCTTGTGAAACGGCTGTGGGGAATAGTCGCGCTGTTCTGGGAATTGCGGGGATGGCGATTCGGTCCGGCGTGCGCAGTACATTGGCCGGATTATGGTCGTTGGATGATCAGGCGGCAGCAGCCTTTATGGGCCATTTTTATAAAGCCTTGGCTCAACCTAATATGACGAAGGCAGCAGCGTTCCGGCAGGCGCAGTTGGCTTTGATGAAAGACCCACAATTTAGAGCGCCCTATTTTTGGAGTCCGTTTGTGTTGGTTGGCAACTGGTTATGA
- the pyrC gene encoding dihydroorotase translates to MQKITLTRPDDWHLHLRDGDALKAVLPHSARQFARAIVMPNLKPPIRTVADAAAYRDRILAAIPAGQAFEPLMTLYLTDNTSPEEIIAAKASKFVKAVKYYPAGATTNSDFGVTDIRKCDRIFATMEQENIPLLLHGEVTNTEVDVFDREKVFIETHLIPLVSRFPKLRVVLEHITTSEAVEFVLSADRNIAATITPQHLLFSRNALFKGGIRPHYYCLPILKREKHRLALLKAATSGNPKFFLGTDSAPHAQHTKERSCGCAGCYSALHAMELYAEAFESVDVLDKLEAFASFYGPDFYQLPRNIEKITLEKKTWRIPDTVPFPEAGLVPLRAGEEISWQMMAP, encoded by the coding sequence ATGCAAAAAATCACCCTCACCCGGCCCGACGACTGGCATCTCCATTTACGGGATGGAGATGCCCTAAAAGCAGTTCTCCCCCATTCGGCACGGCAGTTCGCTCGTGCCATTGTCATGCCGAACCTAAAGCCCCCTATCCGCACGGTGGCTGATGCTGCAGCTTATCGAGACCGAATTTTAGCGGCAATACCGGCGGGTCAAGCATTCGAGCCTCTGATGACCCTATATCTAACCGATAATACGAGTCCAGAAGAAATCATTGCGGCAAAAGCATCGAAGTTTGTCAAAGCGGTGAAGTATTATCCTGCAGGGGCAACCACCAATTCTGACTTTGGTGTGACTGATATACGGAAGTGCGATCGCATCTTCGCAACCATGGAGCAGGAAAATATTCCTCTATTACTGCACGGGGAAGTGACCAATACTGAAGTGGATGTTTTTGATCGCGAAAAAGTGTTTATCGAAACCCACCTGATTCCCCTCGTCTCACGATTTCCCAAACTGCGAGTAGTGCTTGAGCATATCACCACCTCCGAAGCTGTAGAGTTTGTCCTCAGTGCCGACCGCAACATTGCTGCAACCATCACGCCCCAACATCTTCTATTCAGTCGCAATGCTTTATTTAAAGGTGGTATTCGTCCCCACTACTATTGCTTACCCATTTTGAAACGAGAGAAGCATCGCTTAGCTCTTTTAAAAGCAGCAACCTCTGGCAATCCCAAGTTTTTCCTGGGCACCGACAGCGCTCCCCATGCACAACATACTAAAGAAAGGTCTTGTGGCTGTGCAGGTTGCTACTCGGCTCTCCATGCAATGGAACTATACGCAGAAGCATTTGAGAGTGTTGATGTCCTCGACAAACTGGAGGCTTTTGCCAGCTTCTATGGTCCAGATTTCTACCAACTCCCACGCAATATCGAGAAAATCACCTTAGAAAAAAAGACTTGGCGTATTCCCGATACAGTACCATTTCCTGAAGCTGGACTAGTTCCCCTCAGAGCAGGGGAGGAGATTTCATGGCAGATGATGGCCCCCTAG
- a CDS encoding toxin-activating lysine-acyltransferase — protein MTMTTSATTEFALEHIQEAPETELVIPVENAAIPDPTEATPEPSEKAVLTPEPTENQDPTLEQREDAQAQTSPEVMRQRLQLLGGITWLMLQSPQHWHCTIEELEARILPSLTLNQFRYYESGGQPIGFVSWAYLSSEAEEKYQTGEYKLLPQEWRSGEQLWCTDFISPFDQNQSMFEDLRQSIFPQGTTAKMIRTQEDGARSIVEYQVGAED, from the coding sequence ATGACTATGACTACCTCCGCAACCACCGAATTCGCTCTAGAACACATTCAAGAAGCGCCTGAAACTGAACTTGTGATTCCTGTTGAGAACGCAGCTATCCCTGACCCCACTGAAGCGACACCTGAACCCTCAGAAAAAGCTGTTCTCACTCCAGAACCAACAGAGAATCAAGATCCTACCCTTGAACAAAGGGAAGATGCTCAAGCTCAAACCTCACCAGAGGTGATGCGACAGAGACTGCAACTCTTAGGGGGGATTACCTGGCTAATGTTGCAATCTCCCCAACACTGGCACTGCACGATCGAGGAATTAGAAGCGAGAATTTTACCCAGCCTCACCCTCAACCAATTTCGCTATTACGAATCAGGCGGTCAACCCATCGGATTTGTCAGTTGGGCCTACTTGTCCTCAGAAGCCGAAGAGAAATATCAAACAGGAGAATACAAACTGCTACCGCAAGAGTGGCGGAGCGGTGAACAGCTTTGGTGTACCGATTTTATTTCGCCCTTTGACCAAAACCAAAGTATGTTCGAGGATTTGCGACAAAGTATTTTCCCTCAGGGCACAACCGCCAAAATGATACGTACCCAAGAAGACGGTGCTCGCTCAATTGTTGAATACCAGGTAGGAGCAGAAGATTGA
- a CDS encoding toxin-activating lysine-acyltransferase: protein MMTQDMSTTVDTTSDPNDVPETPQSLITSAADLPQATPEAVQQRLQLLGSITWLMMQSPLHKSYTLRELESRILPSLMHDQFRYYQMDGQPVGFLNWAWLSADIEAQYQTGEYQLLFPEWKGGDRLWYPEFIAPFGHARHIVKDIRKNIFTKGTPAKALRVDAEGNLRSIAKYTL from the coding sequence ATGATGACTCAAGATATGTCCACAACAGTAGATACCACTTCAGATCCGAATGATGTTCCTGAAACACCCCAATCACTGATAACCAGTGCAGCTGATCTACCCCAAGCTACCCCAGAGGCAGTACAACAACGACTGCAACTGCTGGGATCTATCACCTGGCTGATGATGCAATCTCCCCTTCATAAGTCCTACACCCTTAGAGAACTAGAATCCCGCATTTTACCCAGCTTGATGCATGATCAATTTCGCTATTACCAAATGGATGGCCAACCCGTAGGATTTCTCAATTGGGCTTGGCTGTCTGCAGATATTGAAGCTCAGTACCAAACGGGAGAGTATCAGCTGCTATTTCCGGAGTGGAAAGGTGGTGACCGGCTTTGGTACCCCGAATTTATTGCTCCCTTTGGTCATGCCCGCCATATCGTCAAAGATATCCGCAAAAATATCTTCACCAAGGGCACCCCCGCTAAAGCTCTTCGGGTAGATGCTGAGGGCAATCTGCGCTCCATTGCTAAATACACCCTCTGA